In a single window of the Acidobacteriota bacterium genome:
- a CDS encoding PD40 domain-containing protein, which produces MIEQTRFIFGEFELDTVRRRLLKSGEQVPLSSRAVDLLIVLIERHGAVLSKDELFERVWPGQFVEENNLSVQISAIRKALGDNIDASSFIITVPGTGYGFVADVAPAIDDTELVIESHTRSTVIVEEHIEEDVSYVDDRSASPSNYLEGRRRPMRQIGLAAAALMLVTIFAGGYAFRALLFGGSTAAGGFSKHKVRQLTTNGKVGRAALSPDGKMFVYTIDDLGKKSLWLGYVAGGNHLQLLEPAQIQFRGLTFSPNSESIYFSTVEDRNSKSTLYKIPASGGPRSQIMTGVGRFSISPDGERVAYTTRNTDEGSIDIMITGLNGSETEVVTSVTSGVSTIPGTISWSPDGKKLAFSRIASSTKIGYELVTVSVDGLDIRSILVPGLSEIATTIWGREGNSIIVTAREKNEQSSVPQYHLWNVALPNGELSRITTDRSNYGASWHNDSGESLSISSDGEKLLAVEHRQVTNIWVAPISDLKSAVQITDGSFGKYDGLWGLDWSPDGRLIYTTSDTQSQFLARINPDGSDHRPLTAPGKIDSVLTVTNDGRYVLFHSNRGGEDGFDIWRMDIDGSNIKQLTFGGQGFQPTVSGDGKWVYYISIIDGSRELARVSIDGGDPESIYKGEVFWPSASPDGRLISIAEITERRQTIILSTDTHQILYRFGIPPDATHFMGARWTPDGRSIVFRDLNAGYWIQPLDSETAIPMEGVPSERLYNFAFSKDGGQFAFVRGRETRDVVLLEPQIEK; this is translated from the coding sequence ATGATTGAGCAGACACGGTTTATATTTGGAGAATTTGAGCTCGATACGGTTCGCCGACGGCTACTAAAAAGCGGTGAACAGGTGCCGTTGAGTTCGCGAGCCGTGGATCTGCTGATTGTTTTGATCGAAAGACACGGTGCGGTCCTATCAAAAGACGAGCTTTTCGAACGCGTTTGGCCAGGTCAATTCGTCGAGGAAAACAATCTTTCCGTACAAATATCCGCCATCCGAAAAGCCCTCGGTGACAATATTGACGCATCGAGTTTCATCATTACTGTACCGGGCACGGGATATGGTTTTGTAGCTGATGTCGCCCCGGCAATCGACGACACAGAATTGGTGATCGAAAGTCACACACGCTCGACGGTCATCGTCGAGGAACATATTGAAGAAGATGTGAGTTATGTGGACGATAGGTCAGCATCGCCGTCCAACTATCTTGAAGGTCGCCGCCGACCTATGCGACAGATCGGGCTCGCGGCCGCAGCTCTAATGTTGGTCACGATCTTTGCCGGCGGATATGCGTTTAGGGCTCTATTATTCGGCGGATCTACGGCTGCGGGCGGCTTTTCAAAACACAAAGTTAGACAGCTAACCACAAATGGCAAGGTCGGCAGAGCCGCATTGTCGCCTGATGGAAAGATGTTCGTCTATACGATCGACGATCTAGGGAAAAAGAGCTTATGGCTTGGCTACGTCGCAGGCGGCAATCATTTGCAGCTATTAGAGCCGGCACAGATCCAGTTTCGCGGGCTTACGTTCTCACCGAACTCAGAAAGTATCTATTTTTCGACGGTCGAAGACAGAAATTCTAAGAGCACGTTATACAAGATACCGGCCTCCGGCGGTCCGCGGTCACAGATAATGACAGGTGTCGGGCGATTCTCGATCTCACCCGACGGCGAAAGGGTCGCATACACGACACGAAATACAGACGAAGGTTCCATCGATATAATGATCACCGGCCTCAACGGGTCTGAGACTGAGGTCGTAACATCGGTAACGTCCGGTGTATCGACGATTCCGGGAACAATATCGTGGTCGCCGGACGGCAAAAAGCTGGCATTTAGCCGAATAGCATCGTCGACAAAAATCGGATACGAGCTAGTCACTGTTTCTGTGGATGGTTTAGATATTCGCTCCATTTTGGTTCCCGGCCTCAGTGAGATCGCAACGACGATATGGGGCCGCGAAGGTAACAGCATAATCGTTACGGCTCGTGAGAAAAATGAACAGTCGTCCGTTCCTCAATATCACCTCTGGAACGTAGCCCTGCCCAATGGCGAACTGAGCAGGATCACGACGGATAGGAGCAACTATGGTGCATCGTGGCACAACGACTCAGGCGAATCATTGAGCATATCGTCGGATGGGGAAAAATTGTTGGCCGTGGAACATCGTCAGGTCACAAACATCTGGGTCGCCCCCATCAGCGATCTAAAGTCAGCCGTACAGATAACGGACGGTTCTTTTGGCAAATACGACGGGCTCTGGGGCCTGGATTGGTCCCCGGACGGACGGCTCATCTATACGACATCGGACACACAAAGCCAGTTTTTGGCCCGCATAAACCCGGACGGTTCCGATCATCGCCCTCTAACAGCACCGGGAAAGATCGACAGTGTTTTGACGGTAACCAATGACGGGCGTTATGTGTTGTTTCATTCGAATCGCGGCGGTGAAGATGGCTTTGATATATGGCGGATGGATATTGACGGGTCAAACATCAAGCAACTGACATTCGGCGGCCAAGGGTTTCAACCAACGGTCTCGGGCGATGGAAAATGGGTCTATTACATCTCCATTATAGACGGGTCGAGAGAGCTTGCCAGAGTCTCGATCGACGGCGGCGACCCGGAGTCGATCTACAAAGGTGAGGTTTTCTGGCCAAGTGCGTCTCCGGACGGCAGGCTGATCTCGATAGCAGAAATAACCGAAAGGCGTCAAACAATTATCCTGTCCACCGACACGCATCAGATCTTGTATCGGTTTGGTATACCTCCGGACGCCACTCATTTTATGGGAGCTCGATGGACCCCGGACGGGCGATCGATCGTCTTTCGAGATCTAAATGCCGGATACTGGATCCAGCCGCTAGACAGCGAAACCGCGATACCAATGGAGGGCGTGCCAAGCGAACGGCTGTATAACTTCGCTTTTTCAAAGGATGGCGGCCAATTCGCCTTTGTCCGCGGCAGAGAAACTCGTGATGTCGTACTACTCGAGCCCCAGATCGAAAAGTAG